A single window of Nicotiana sylvestris chromosome 3, ASM39365v2, whole genome shotgun sequence DNA harbors:
- the LOC104236855 gene encoding subtilisin-like protease SBT1.3: protein MAGILVKCLFFFVSLCLGFSLAVCTTSNIQNIKKTYIIQMDKWAKPDVFIDHVKWYSSLVKSVLSSRTEKETAGDEQERILYSYQTAFHGVAAHLSEEEVSKLQKQPGVLAVFPETKYQLHTTRSPLFLGLDREDSSKLWSDKLADHNVIVGVLDTGIWPESPSFNDTGMTPIPAHWKGACETGRGFEKHHCSKKIIGARIFYRGYEAASGKINERGEYKSARDQDGHGTHTAGTVAGSVVRGANLLGYAYGTARGMAPGARVAAYKVCWVGGCFSSDILSAVDQAVADGVNVLSISLGGGVSSYNRDSLSIAAFGAMEKGVFVSCSAGNGGPDPISLTNVSPWITTVGASTMDRDFPATVKLGTGKVITGASLYKGRRNLSTEKQYSLIYLGNNSSSPMPSSLCLEGTLDGAEVAGKIVICDRGISPRVQKGQVVKDAGGVGMILTNTAANGEELVADSHLLPAVAVGEREGRAIKHYASARNATATLKFLGTKLGIRPSPVVAAFSSRGPNFLTLEILKPDMVAPGVNILAAWTGALGPSSLPTDQRRTNFNILSGTSMSCPHVSGIAALLKARHPDWSPAAIKSALMTTAYVHDNTCNSLKDSSTATPSTPYDHGAGHINPRKAVDPGLVYDIGAQDYFEFLCTQQLSPSQLMVFGKFSNRTCHHSLANPGDLNYPAISAVFPEDAKVSTLTLHRTVTNVASPISNYHVRVSSFEGAVVKVEPSRLNFTSKHQKLSYKVIFETKSRLKAPEFGSLIWKDGTHKVRSTIVITWLASI from the coding sequence ATGGCTGGAATACTAGTGAaatgtttatttttctttgtatcACTATGTCTTGGCTTCAGCCTAGCCGTATGTACAACTAGTAATAtccaaaacataaagaaaacgtACATCATCCAAATGGATAAATGGGCAAAACCAGATGTATTCATTGACCATGTGAAATGGTACTCATCACTAGTAAAATCAGTACTATCATCAAGAACAGAGAAAGAAACTGCAGGGGATGAACAAGAGAGAATTCTTTACAGCTACCAGACTGCTTTTCATGGAGTTGCTGCTCACCTCAGTGAAGAAGAAGTAAGTAAACTACAAAAACAACCTGGCGTTTTAGCTGTTTTTCCTGAGACTAAATATCAGTTACATACAACTAGAAGTCCTCTGTTCCTTGGCCTTGACCGAGAGGACAGCAGCAAGTTGTGGTCTGATAAATTAGCAGACCACAATGTAATTGTAGGTGTGCTTGACACTGGAATTTGGCCAGAAAGCCCAAGCTTCAATGATACCGGCATGACACCCATTCCAGCTCACTGGAAAGGTGCATGTGAAACAGGACGTGGTTTTGAAAAACATCACTGCAGTAAAAAAATTATTGGTGCTAGAATATTTTACCGTGGGTATGAAGCAGCATCAGGtaaaataaatgaaagaggtgAGTACAAATCAGCACGAGATCAAGATGGACATGGCACTCATACTGCTGGAACAGTTGCTGGCTCTGTAGTCCGCGGCGCCAATCTTTTGGGCTATGCCTATGGCACTGCGCGAGGAATGGCTCCAGGTGCAAGGGTTGCAGCTTACAAGGTTTGCTGGGTGGGTGGGTGTTTCAGCTCAGATATACTTTCTGCAGTTGATCAAGCTGTTGCGGATGGAGTTAATGTTCTTTCCATCTCATTAGGTGGTGGTGTTTCGTCTTATAATCGTGACAGTTTGTCAATTGCAGCGTTTGGGGCTATGGAAAAAGGGGTATTTGTTTCATGCTCGGCAGGAAATGGTGGGCCTGATCCAATTAGTCTTACAAATGTTTCGCCATGGATTACTACAGTAGGAGCCAGCACTATGGACAGAGATTTTCCAGCAACAGTTAAGCTCGGGACAGGTAAAGTTATAACTGGAGCTTCACTTTATAAAGGTAGGAGGAATCTTTCAACGGAAAAACAGTATAGTTTAATTTACTTGGGAAATAATTCGAGCAGCCCCATGCCGAGTTCATTGTGTTTAGAGGGTACTTTAGATGGTGCGGAAGTTGCTGGGAAAATTGTGATATGTGACAGAGGAATTAGTCCTCGGGTTCAAAAGGGGCAAGTAGTGAAAGATGCTGGAGGTGTAGGAATGATATTGACAAACACTGCAGCTAATGGGGAAGAGCTGGTTGCGGATAGTCACCTTCTTCCGGCAGTAGCAGTTGGTGAAAGAGAAGGAAGAGCAATCAAGCATTACGCTTCAGCTCGAAATGCCACTGCCACTTTGAAATTTCTTGGTACTAAATTAGGGATCAGGCCTTCTCCAGTGGTTGCTGCATTTTCGTCGAGAGGACCTAATTTCCTAACACTGGAGATTCTAAAGCCAGATATGGTGGCACCAGGTGTGAATATTCTTGCAGCTTGGACTGGTGCATTAGGTCCATCTAGTTTGCCAACCGATCAACGAAGGACGAATTTCAACATATTGTCTGGAACTTCAATGTCATGTCCACATGTAAGTGGCATTGCTGCTTTGCTCAAGGCTAGGCATCCGGATTGGAGTCCTGCAGCTATTAAATCTGCACTCATGACAACAGCTTATGTGCACGATAACACTTGCAACTCTCTAAAAGATTCCTCGACAGCTACGCCTTCGACCCCATATGATCATGGTGCAGGACACATAAATCCACGGAAAGCTGTTGACCCTGGTTTGGTTTATGACATAGGGGCGCAGGATTACTTCGAATTCCTATGCACACAACAACTCAGCCCTTCACAGCTAATGGTTTTTGGAAAGTTCTCCAACAGAACTTGCCATCACTCGCTTGCTAATCCAGGGGACTTGAACTACCCCGCCATTTCTGCAGTTTTTCCTGAAGACGCAAAAGTTTCGACGCTGACGCTTCACAGAACAGTCACCAATGTGGCTTCTCCAATATCAAATTACCATGTTAGAGTCTCATCGTTCGAAGGTGCAGTCGTGAAGGTTGAGCCATCAAGATTGAATTTCACCAGCAAACACCAGAAACTATCTTACAAGGTGATTTTCGAGACAAAATCTCGTCTAAAAGCACCTGAATTTGGATCCCTGATTTGGAAAGATGGGACACACAAAGTAAGAAGCACAATTGTGATCACATGGCTAGCATCAATTTAG